From Girardinichthys multiradiatus isolate DD_20200921_A chromosome 13, DD_fGirMul_XY1, whole genome shotgun sequence:
tctctgattGTCTGCCTGCAAATTCCAGTGTTGCTTTTAGACAGTGTCATGTAAATGATCAGACAGTTGAGGCTTGTTTGGGAAACTATCATCTTTGTGATGGACAAAGCTTTTTGACCCATTGTGAGGAACTACAAGAGTTTTTGTAATAAAtaagtttaaattaaaaatgtttcacagtGATGGTCAAATTTCATtgagaaaaagaggaaagagCAGCCCTTATCATTGTCCAAATATCAtgttttgaaaaatgaaatgagtCAGGTAGCCTAGCTTTATCATGAAGCCCTTATTACAACACCTAatcagactgaaaaaaaaaaaaacattcttcacACCACAGGACTTGGTGTTAGACTTTCCAGTATGACTAAATTTAAAAGTTTAGATGTAATTTATTTGATTCATGCACATGTGTGTAGAATGTAATATTATAGTAAAAAACTAATCTAcaccaatcaggcttttcctggctAAGACCCATTCTCAGTTTTCTTATAGGTCAGACCATATGATTTCAATTTTGATTGATGCCAACTTTTATTTCTAAGGATTATAACACATAGAGAACAAACATGTGCCTCCTCTTTGATGGAGGTAGTAGTATTGAACACAAAgtcaagattttaaaataatatctcCATTATGCCACCAAGCCTAacctttattatatttttattaaacttataaaagaacaacaaaatataCCCACTTTATAGACATAAAATGATGAGAATTTTGATAATGGTTACTTATTGTTTAACTTGTTATATGTAACAAGCATGCGTAGACATGACaacactcacacccatgcacccaacataaagacacagAAAAATTGATGTTGTACACTCACTCGCACTCACCATACATACTCTTAACTCCCAGGTCTAGGTGTCGATACCCCAGAGGGCCAACCTCTCTAAGTGTATGTAAACACGAGGgagccatgtacaaaagaggcgTCTAGCTGGTCCAAACGAgtccgccaaccagagccgtcccaggatgaaacagtcccaaccccccaatgaattctgatctcaaccccataATCCCCCACCCCCCATGAACCACACCATGAATCTCCctacagggccacccccaaccaggacacagataccTAACACATGTGCCCAAACCCAACTGAGATCCGACCCCGAAGAGCTGGCAAAGCCCGCTGAACCCTGCCCCTCACCACACAGTTTGCCGCGACAGCAAGGTAAGGACCCCATGCAATGTCACCCCAGCCTCtgcccacaggcgcaacagAGCTGACACCACTGAGCAACGCGCTCACAACGGAACCCCCGACCCCAAACCAAGACGGGAGAAACTCACCTGGCAAGAGGTTCCCAGCTAGTGGCATGCACCTGAGGCCGGCTGCTACCATGCTACCCGCAACCACACACATCATTGCCACTGCAACgacagcccagggagaaacatcaaccagctcagctccaccatcattGCTCAGCCAATTCAAATGCTGATGATCCCACTTCcaaaaagaggacacaaccctGCCACCCCACATGCTGCAACCCCTCCACACCACACTCCAGCCTGCTGCACCAATCCCCCCCCGGAcacgacagccagcagagcagcacaccgacAAGCCCGCCTAACCATCCGGCCAACGTCAGCAACCCCAGCCTGCCAGTCCATGAGAGAGAAACAAGCACCAGCCAGGTAACCAGGAcgggcaggccaaccgctccagacCGAGCACACCCCCCAGCCATcccagtgcaggcacaagacatTCTCCACCCACTGAACCGCAGCCCGGCGCCCAGACAAGGGCCAGAGcaacagaaggaagcattggaggaaggccaccacagcccACCTAAGACAgggcaccccgccaaccccacacccaaacccCGGAGGTGCCCCTGCATGCCGGTCACTCACACTCCCGCACGGCATACCTTGCCTCACCAAGCAGGCACCAAACAGGCTGGCCGGCTATCACCTCCACCAAAGCAAAGCCACATCCCAATCAATGCCACAGACTGCCTGGCCAAACCACGCCCCCGACACACaaacagtggtaggctacaatgtagccacagctgccctggggcagactgacagaagtggggctgaGTGAAGTGTGAGAGGGGTTCAAACTGGCAACCTAacagttacaggacaaacccctaccacctgagccactgtCGCCCCAGAAGAACACTTCAAATGAATTAATTTTGAATCAAATATCACGTTTTGTCTACATAGACACCCCTCCTTCAGCTCTTTGCAGGTTAAATTATTTGGTGTGTATACCTCTTGCTCTGTCTGTCTTATAACACTCAGAATCCTTTaagaatttttttaaaacctgtcTTACTGGATCCAACCTTGGTAGCAAAGAAGCATTACTTGTGCAAACTACATGAAAAACAGACTTTTGCagatattttgaatatttaagaCAATAATGTTAAACTTATCATATGATGGTGAACAGCGTTTTTGAGTTTAAATATTGTCTGTAAActattgtattttttgtcttttgtgtcTGGTCCTTCTTGCATTTTAAGCTCATTGAACCTGCTCATGAGACACCTGCATGAAATATGAATACctaattttttttcctttatgtttttattagagTTTATTCAGGAAAATATAAGGCTTGATTGATTCTTTATAGCAAGGGAAATCAGAATCAATCACAGAAGAGGACAAAACCTAATACATCAGTAAGTCTTAgtcaaaatgaatttatttttattcataaaactaaaatagtaATGTTTTATCAGAAATATGAATGCAAACAGTTGGATGaacatatttttccattaactgaaagaaaaccattctaTGTGTGCAAAAgcagaaaatataataaatgaaaaagtctTTGTAAGTCCTAAATTGCTTTTATTGTAGAGAAAATGTAAACACAGAACACTAACATTCAATCAAAgacatgtttttcttctctctgGTCATTATGCCATGCCTGGTATCATCCTTTGGTAAGCATTATATCAATGTTTGGTGTTAGGTTTTTTGCTTTGGAAATTTTGAACTACTTTGGAGGTACGCACCAGTACGCTGGCTTCTGTCTGCCGTCTCGTTCGGTTACGTATGTGGTTGGTAGCTGCATATGTTCAGGTATGTAGCTATGAAACACGCAAAATTTGGAGCAGGTTGGAGGTGTCATTGAGGTATTGTCTCTGGGATGCAGGGGGAAAGCTGTGTGGTCTACACAAAGTCATACTTTTCCTTAAATGTGCTGTAAGCTCCTTTGGGAAATGTGCTGGTGCTCTCCATGTCAAAGCGAATT
This genomic window contains:
- the LOC124879387 gene encoding sporozoite surface protein 2-like, yielding MNLPTGPPPTRTQIPNTCAQTQLRSDPEELAKPAEPCPSPHSLPRQQANSNADDPTSKKRTQPCHPTCCNPSTPHSSLLHQSPPGHDSQQSSTPTSPPNHPANVSNPSLPVHERETSTSQVTRTGRPTAPDRAHPPAIPVQAQDILHPLNRSPAPRQGPEQQKEALEEGHHSPPKTGHPANPTPKPRRCPCMPVTHTPARHTLPHQAGTKQAGRLSPPPKQSHIPINATDCLAKPRPRHTNSEQCRQRK